The genomic interval CGAAGGCCGACGACTTCGCACAGACGGCCGAGACGGTCCTGAAAGATTACGACGGCGAGCGGATCGTCTACCTAACCAGCCCGCACAACCCGACCGGCGCGGAGTTCTCGACGGACGCCGTCCGAGAGATCGCCGAGGAGACCGACGAGCAGACCCTCGTCGTCGTCGACGAGGCCTACGGGGAGTTCTCCGACCGGCCGAGCAAACGATCGCTGCTCGACGACCGCGACGACGTGGCGATCCTCCGGACGTTCTCGAAGGCCTACGGACTGGCGGGGGTCCGGATCGGCTACGCGCTGGTCCCCGAATCGTGGGCCGACGCCTACGCCCGGATCAACACGCCGTTCTCGGCGAGCGAACTCGCCTGCCGGGCGGCGCTTGCGGCGATGGACGACGACGAACACGTCCGCAAGTCCGTCGAGACGGCCGCCTGGGCCCGGGAGTACATGCACGACGAACTCGCGGCCGACACCTGGGAGAGCGCCGGCAACTTCGTGCTCGCGTCGGTCGGCGACGCCGACGCCGTCGCGGAGGCGGCACAGGAGGCCGGCGTCATCCTCCGGGACTGCTCTTCCTTTGGCCTGCCAGAGTGCGTCCGGATCACCTGTGGCACGCGCGAGGACACGCGCCGAGCCGTCGAGACGCTCAACGAGATTCTCGGGGTGACAGAGGCGTGAGGGTCGCAGTGACGGGCACGCCCGGGACGGGCAAGACCACGGCGACGGAGCGACTCGACACCGATCTCGACGTAGTCCACCTCAACGACGTTGTCACCTCGGAGGGGTTCTCGACGGGCCGCGACGAGGAACGCGGGAGTCTCGTCGCCGACCTGGACGCGGTGGCCGACTGGCTCGACGGGCGCGACGACGTTGTCTTCGAATCACACCTGGCACACCACTTCGACGCCGACCGGGTGATCGTCCTCCGTGCCCACCCCGAGACGGTCGCGGCCCGCCTTCGGGGGCGGGGCGACGAAGAGGCGAAGGCAGCCGAGAACGCCGAATCGGAGGCGTTGGACGTGATCCTCTCGGAGGCCGTCGACCGCCACGGGATCGACTCGGTCTACGAGGTCGTCACGACCGACCGCGACCCCGACGAGGTGGCGGCAGCCATCGAGGCCGTGCTCCGCGGCGAGCGTGACCCGAGCGCCGGCACCGTCTCGTACGTCGAGTGGCTATGACACTGGACAGGTTCAGACCGCTCGCCGACCGTGCGCTGGGGCCGTTCGTCAGCGCCGCCCGCATGACCGGGCTCTCTCCCGACGGCGTGAGCGTCATCGCCTTCCTGCTGGCTGTCGGTGCCGGCGGCGCCTACGGCGTGGCGGCACGGGACCCGCTGCTGTACGTCCTCGGTGCCTTTCTGGTCCTGGGGAACGGCTGGCTCGACCTCGTCGACGGCGCGCTCGCCCGGGAACTCGACGTTGCCTCCTCGGGTGGTGACCTGCTCGATCACGTCCTCGACAGGTACGCCGATATCGCGATCATCGTCGGCCTGGCCGCGGGGATCGGCCAGTGGGCGCTCGGCATCGCCGCCGTCACGGGCGTGTTGATGACCTCGTACCTCGGCACCCAGGCCGAAGCCGTCGGCCTGGATCGGGTGTACGGCGGCCTGCTCGGCCGGGCCGACCGGCTGGCGCTCGTCGGCGTCGTCACCGGCGTGGTCGCGTTCGTCCAGCCCGAGGTCGCGGGGCTCTCGCTCGTCGGCTGGCTGCTGGTCGTCTTCGCCCTGGTGGGTCATCTCACCGCCGTCCAGCGGTTCTATCACTCGATGCGCGCGCTGGACTGACAGGGCGGCCGGCACACCATTTATACCCTCCCCTCTCCAACCCGGCAGTATGGTCCAGTGCGAGATGTGCGGCAAGGAGGTCTCGTCTCCGAACCGCGTCAAGATCGAGGGCGCTGAACTCGATGTCTGTGACGAGTGTACCGACTTCGGCACGGAGGTCAAAACCGAGGACAGCTCCTCGACATCGACGAAGTATTCGACATCCTCCAGCGGGTCGAGCGGGTCGTCCTCGTCCTCACAGTCGAGCGTCCAGTTCCGGCGGGTCGAGCCGTCGCCGCGACATGTTCGACGAGATGGACGAGGTGGCCCAGGACTACGACCAGCGGATCCGGGAGGCCCGCGAGTCAAGCGGGATGAGCCAGGAGGACCTCGCACGGAAGCTCAACGAGAAGGCAAGTCTCATCCGGAAACTCGAACGCGGCGACACGCTCCCGACCGACGAGATCCAGAAGAAACTCGAACGCGAACTGGGGATCTCGCTGAGCGAAGGCGGCAGTAGCGAGGAGACCGAGTGGTCGAGCGGTAGCAGCCAGGGGAGCTACACGCTCGGCGATGTCGTCGAACGCAAGGACTAGAGTCTGAGGTCTTCCTCTTCTACGTCGAGTTCGTTCGCGAGCGAGTCGACGTTCGTCTCGATGTCGCTGATCTCCGACTGGAGCCGGTGGTACTGGTCGCTCTCGCGGAGTTCCGATTCGGTCTTCTCCAGTTGTAAGACGTTGCGCTTGAGTTTCTTCGTCGTCAGTTGCCGGAGCTGCTCGTTGTAGTCCGAAATCATCTCCAGCCGTTCGACGACTTCGATCAGCTCACCGCGGGTGACCGGTTTCACGATGTAGTCGTCGACGCCCATATCGATGATCTCGAAGTCGGGGTTCACCGCCGTGACCATCGCGATCCGGCAGGGGAAGTTCCTGTCCTCGATCTCGGCGAGGACTTCGTTGCCCGAGACGACGGGCATCCGCCGGTCCAGAAGCACGATGTCGGGCTCGCGGTCGAGGCGTTCGAGCGCCTCTTCACCGCCGTAGGCCGTCACCACGTCGTACTCCGCCGCCGCGAGATAGTCGGTGTACAGGTCTGCCAGATGCTGTTCGTCCTCGACGATCAGGACTGTCGGTGGTCCCCCGGAGCCACGGTTCACGGTTCGATAACTGGTGACGACGCGGACCGTCTTAATACCCCCAGCTTCCGTGTGGCTCCGTACCGCACAACCTATTTGACTGCCGGCCGAGGTGATAGTCGTATGTTCGTTCTGGTCAATCTGAAGGCGTATCCGTGCGATCCGATCGAGGTAGCGACCGCCGCAGCCGACGTGAGCGACGACTCCGGCGTCCGCGTCGCGGTCGCACCCCAGGCGGCCCACATCGAGTCGGTCGCCGAGACGGGCGTCGAGACGTGGGCACAGCACGTCAGCCCCGTCGAGCACGGCAGCCACACCGGGAGTACGCTGGCCGAGGCGGTCGCCGACGCCGGCGCCGTCGGCACGCTGTTGAACCACTCCGAGAACCGACTCAAACTCGCCGACATCGACGGCTCCCTGGACGCCGCCGATCGGGTCGACCTGGAGACGATCGTCTGTGCCAACAACCCCGCACAGATCGGTGCCGCCGCGGCGCTCGGCCCGGACGCCGTCGCCGTCGAGCCGCCGGAACTCATCGGCACCGGGACGCCGGTCAGCAAGGCCGACCCCGACATCGTCACCGGTGCCGTCGACGCGGCCGCACGGGTCGACGGCGACGTGGACGTGCTGTGTGGCGCGGGTATCTCTACCGGGGAAGACCTCGTCTCCGCGAGCGATCTGGGCGCGACCGGCGTCCTGCTGGCGAGCGGTGTCGCGAAGGCCGACGACCCCCGTGCCGCGCGAAGACCTCGTCGAGCCGCTGGTCTGACGGCTCTCAGGACTCGTTGTCGACGATCTGTCCTTCGAGCCGGTCGGCGTACTCGTCGCGCTGCGCGGCCGGGAGGTCGGTCGCCGTCTCTTCGTCGATGAGCGCGCCCAGCCGTACGTCGTAGGAGCCTCTCCCGACGTGTTCGACGAGCCCACGGAGCCTGAGCGTCCGGTTGCGCGCGTAGGCCGCCGTCCGGTCGCCCGAGCCGCCGGCCGAGAAGTGCGCGTTCAGCGGCGTCCCCGGCCCCTGTTCGACGTAGAACGCGAGCATCCGCCGGGTCTTTCCCTCCAGGTCGGCGATATCCGCCGCGAGGGCCGCGACGGCCTCCGGAACCGAGTCGTCGATGGGATCGATCGGTGCCGCTCGGGTCCCGCCGCCGGTGTCGGCTGCGACGCCGCCGTCCGACGACGAGCCGCCGGAATCGACAGACGCCATCGCCGCGGCGAACGCCGTCTCGGCGTCGTCGCCCTCCGCCTGGCCGTTGGCCGATGCCGCGTCGGGCTGGCCGTTGGTGGCCGTCGCGTCCGCCTGGGGTGGGCCGGCGTCCCCGCCGGACGCGGGCGGACTGTCCATCCCCTCCTCGGGCGCGAAGTCGCCGAACGCGTCGCCGAAGCCGCCACCGGAGGCCGCCGCCGGCTCCGCGTCCTCGGCAGGCGAGTCCTCGGCCGTCTCGGACGGCGAGCCCTCGCCGGCCTCCGCGAACCGCTCGCGCCGTCGGCGTTCTTCCTCCTTTGCGGTCCGCCCGGGGTTGTAGTCGTCGACGTGGTCGACCAGCGCGTCGGTGAACTGCTCGGCCATCCGGGAGAGGTCCCGTGCGTCCTGGAGTTCCCGCTCTAGTTCCGCGATGCGTGAGTTCTTCTTGTCCAGTTCCTCGCGGAGTTCCTTGATGCGGTTCTCGGTGGCCTGTTTCTCGTCGCTGATCGTCTCCAGTTCCGAGACCAGGTCCTCGCTGACGGACTTCAGTTCCGGGCGCTCGAAGTCGTCGAGGCCGGGCGTCGCGCCGGCGTCGAACGTCTGCTTGCGCCGGAACTGGACCCGGTGGACGGCCTCGGCCCAGTCGGTCATCAGGAACGCCTCGCCGTCGCCGAGGTCCTCGACGGCGTCTGCGTAGTCGTTGTCGAGGATCCGCCCGACGACCTTGGTGTCGTTGTTCCAGGTCAGACGGTGCCAGACCAGCCAATCACACTGGGTGATGTAGTCTTTTTTCACGTCGGCCGGGCGTTGGCTGATGCCGACGATGCCCAGCCCGTGTTTCCGGCCGCGTTTCCCGATCTTGATGAGCATCTTCCCGACCTCGCCCATCGACCCCTTCTCGGGCATCCACTCGTGGCACTCCTCGACGAGCATCAGGAACGGCTGTTTCTGCTTTTTGGCCTTGGCGAACAGTTGCTTCGAGACTTCCGTCAGCAGCGTCTCGGCCTCTTCCTCGTCGAGGAACGACGAGATGTCCAGGATGATGGGGACGTTCTGCTCCAAGGCCAGCGAGGCGATCTTGCCCGCGTGGTCCTCCGTGACCTGGATGTCACACTCCTCGTCGCCGCCGACGTGGAGGATCTCGTACTCCTCTTTGAGGCCGTAGTACTCCCCGTCGATGTCGACGATGAGCAGCCCGAACCCGTTGTCGAGCAGTTTCTCCGCGATGACGCTCGCGGAGTTGCTCTTCCCGCTCCCGCTCTTCCCGGTGATGAAGCCGCGGCCAGTGAGCAGTTCGACGACCGGCAGGTTCACGGGTCTGTCGGGGTCCGTGTTTCCGCCGACGCCGGCGCTCGTGTCGGCGACGGTTATCTGTTCGGTCTCTGCCATTCGTGTCCCGACGGAGACACGCACACCTCATAACTCTCCGTCAGACAGGCGTCTTCCGTCCGCTGACGGGCTTGGTGGAGCAACCGCTATTGCGGTGGAGCCGTAACTATTTTTGTGGGTCGGTGACAGATGACACGGTACGAGACAGTCGTCGAGAACGGGAGCGTCTCCGTCGGTACCCCCGACGGTCGCATCGAGATCGCGCCGCTCGACGACATCGTCGCCGCCGTGGGCGGGCCGGCCTGGACGATCGAGTACACCGAGGCCTATCGCGAGCAGTTCCCCGGAGTCGACACCTCCGACGAGGGACTCACCGTCGACGTGGTCGATATGCTCCAGGCGATGACACACAGCGAGCAGTTCGTTCGGACGCTCGCCGCACAGCCGACGGCTGTCCCGCCCGACGACGTGCTCTCGCCGCGTGCGGGACTGTTCGTCGGGAAACTGCTGGAGAATCTGGAGCACGGGGTCGACTGAGTCAGCCGAATTCGTCGAGCGTCGTCTGGCCTCCCCTGTCGCCGTCGGCCACTCGGTCGGTCCCCGCCCGCTCCTGGAAGGCACCAAGCGGTGCCTGATCGACTGCCCTCCTCGCCGGGCCGGGCCGTCGTCGTCGGTCGTCTCGAACCCGTCGAGACTCGCCTGCTGGCCGGCCGAGAAGTCCAGGTTCGAGACGCGCACGCCGACTTTTCGGACCGCCGCACCGTCGAACTCCGTCAGCAGGTCTAGCGCGACCGACTCGACCAGATCGGCGTCTTCGACCGGCCCTGGCAACGACTGAGCGCGTGTGTTGACATCGAACGGGGGCGTGACGACCTTGATACCGATCGTCTGATACCGGGCCTCCTGTCGCCGTGCGCGGTCGGCGACGGCGTCGGCGAGCGTGCGGACGCGACGCCGGACCGTCTCACTCTCCTCGGTCGCCTCGGTGAACGCGGACTCCCGCGAGAGGCTCTTGGGGTCGCCTTTCGGGGTCACGTCGCGGTCGTCCTCGCCGCGGGCGAACCGGCGGATCTCCCGGCCGCGCTCGCCGAAGGCGTCGTCGAGGCGGTCCGGATCGGCACTGGCCAGGTCGCCGGCCGTCTCGATCCCCATGGCGGCGAGTTCTCTGGCCGTCACCGGCCCGACGCCGTGGACGGCCTCGACGGGCAGCGGCGCGAAGAAGTCCCGGACCTCACCGGGCTCGACGATGATCAGTCCGTCGGGCTTGTCGTGGTCGCTGGCGACTTTCGCCGCGCTCATCGTCGGGGCCAGGCCGACGCTTGCGACCACGCCGACCGACGCCTCGATCCGGTCTTTGAGATCGGTTGCCCACGCCCGAGCCTCGCTCCAGTCGACGGTGTCGCTGACATCGAGGTAGGCCTCGTCGATGCTCACCTCCCGGACGGTGTCGGCGGTGTCGTGGAGAATCGCCTTCACGTCTCGTCCGACCGACTCGTAGTAGTCCAGTTCGACCGGCCGGTAGAAGCCGGCCTCGGACACGTCACGCTCCGGGTCGTCGACGGCGTCGACCTTGCGCGGGAGGCGTTCGAGGGCGTCGGTTATCGGCATCGCCGACTCGACGCCGTACTCGCGGGCCTCGTAGCTGGCGGTCGCGACCGCCCCGTGGGTCTCTCCGGGTTCGTAGCCCATCCCGACGACGAGTGGTTCGCCCCGCAGCGCCGGCTCGCGCTGTCGCTCGCAGGCCGCGTAGAAGCAGTCCATGTCGACGTGGGCGAGGACCCGCTCGCGCCGGCTCGATCCCGGTAGTCCCAGCCCGTCCATGGCCGAGGGTAGATCCCCCCGCGCAAAATCGATGTCGCTGTCAGTCACGGTCGGCGGTGTAGACGGCCGTCGTCCCGTCGAGGCGGTCGAGGTTCGCGGCGAGTGTGTCCCGCTGGGCCTCGCTCGCGCCGGCCAGGAGTGTCACCTCGGCCACGCCGTCGAAGGGGTGTGCCTCCAGTTGGCTCCGGCCCTCGAAGAGCCGACCGTAGCCGTCGCTGCCCCACTCCACGTCCGTGGTAAACACCATCGCGTCGAACGACTGGCCGTAGTTGGCGTCGGCCTTCGTCGAGAGCGTATCGAGGCGCTGGCCGACCGCGGACAGTCCGCGCGTCTCCGGGAGCGCGAGGAGCAGGTCGGTCACCGGATAGGCGGGGTCGGCACCGAAATCCGGTGCGTACGCTCCCGGAATCCGTTCGAGTTCCGGCCCGTCGGTGACGCGGAACGCGACGAACCGCGCCAGTCCACCCCCGTACAGGTGGGCCTCCACGAGCGGGACCATCCCCTCGCCGAGCGGCGGGCGGTCGCCGAGTCGAACGACGGCACGCAGCGTGGTCATCTGGAACGACGGACAGCTACTGGTCGTGTCCGTATAAGAGTAAAGTTACCGGCGGGGTGGCCGTGCCCCGCAGGTGATCGGTCGGCCGCCGGTGCCAATCCCGGAACGATACGGCGGTGGTTCCCGCCGGGAGTCGTACGCTCCACGTTACCTATTGTCACGGTGCTACTTCAAGTTTGCCCTCGCCGAGACCGACTCGGATGTCGAGGGCGGCACGATGCCGGACGCCGAACGCGCTGTCGTCGTTTCGACCTGGTAGTCGCCCCGGGTCGGGTCGTCGGCTGTGTCGTCCGCCAGGACGCTGATCATCCGTTCACACCCCATCTCACACAGCTGGCCGCGAGCGCGAACGAGCGGTTCGACGACCACGGTCGAGTGCGGGTCGAACTCCGAGACATCGGTGATGACGGTAAAGCCCGGACTGAGGTGCCGGGCCGACGTGACCGCCTCGACAGCGAGGCGCTCTACCTCGTCATCGGTGAGTTGCCCCTGGAGAACGAGATGGAGTGTGTTCTGTCCCTGATCGGCGATAACGTCGTAGCGCGCTTGCGTCGGTTCCATACAAGCGAGGACACCCGCGTGGTGCCTCACTCCCCCTCCTTACTGGTAAGGGGCGGCTCGGCCGGGCCGCGCACACGAGGTCCCAGTCCCGGGTCGTGCCGACTCCGGGCCTGTGCCTATCGGCACCCGCCTCAGTCGCTCCCCTCCAACTGGTCCGGTGAGAGTTCCGCGTTGAGGACTTTCACACCCCGCTCGGTGATACTGTAGTAGGGGTGTGAGCCGCCGGACTCGTCGACAGTAACGAGCCCGCGTTTACAGAGTTCGTTGAGCCGCCCGCTCGTGTAGCCGCGGCTGAACCCGGCGTTGCGAGCGATGTTGCTCGGTGTCAGTTCGAGTGCCTTCGGTGGCCCCAGCACCGTGAGGATGGACTGGTCGGCCGCTTTCATCCAGTCCACTTTATTATACATTCACTCCGGCTAACGGGTACTGACATAAATCCTGTTCGGTCAGTTACAGTATCTGATACTCGCGTCAAGCGAAGATAACGAAATCGTCAGGTGGAACTAAGTTGGTCCCGGTGAACATCTCCCTGTATGAGTAGCTCAGTAGTCACGTGGGCGGAGGGTCGCCGTGGATTTCAGGTCACGCCTGGACGGCAGGGAGTCGACTGATGGCGCCACAACTCGACGCCGATTGGACACAGCTGAGCGCGTTCCAGCGTGACCTCCTGGTCGCGATCAGTCAGCTCAAACGCAGCGACGAGACGTGTTACGGGCTCGCGATCAAACGCGTCGTCGAGGACGTGTATCCCGAGACCGTGACACACGGCCGGCTGTATCAGAACCTCGACGAACTCGACGAGCAACACCTGATCGAGAAACGCCAGCTCGACCGCCGAACCAACGAGTACGTCATCACCGACGAGGGCACCGCGCTCCTGCGGACACACGCCGAGCTGTTGCAGTCCCTGGTGTAGCTCACACCGTCAGCCGTCGGACGGTCGTCCCCGCCGACTCGATGTCGCGTTCTGCCGCGGCTGCGACCAGGATATCGTTCTCCCCGTACTGGATCGCCAGCCGCTCTTCGAACGCGCCGTCGTCCGGTTCGACGAGCGCCGTGTCGGTCGGCGTCTTGATCGCGACGACCGCGGCGGTGGTCTCGCCGGTGACGACGACCTGGTTCCCCTCGAAGCTCGTGTCGACGTGGAGGCCGGGGCTCCTGTCGGGCCCGTGTCGGCCGCGTTCGCTGTATCGCTCGCGGACGAACGCCGGCGCCTCCGCCGGCCGGCCCTCGTCGATCCCGTGTGCGAGCCTGATGAACTGTGCCATCGCCCAGGCCAGCGGCGTCGCCGAGCCGGTCCCCTCGCCGTACTCCCAGTCGTACTCGGTGCTGTACTCCCGGTCCCAGACCTGCTCGGCGATCATCCGCCCGGAGTTGGCGAACCGCTGCATCGTCCGGAGGAGTTCCGTCGGGTCGAGCGCGCTCTCCTCGGTGTCGGCCAGCAGTTCGTACTCGCCGCGCTCGCCGGTCAGTAACGGCCAGAGGCGGCCCTTCCCGCTGTTTTCGAGCGCCCACGGCGCGCCGCTGTCCTCGCGGTCGCGCTCGCCGTAGCTGTCGCCGTTGTACCGGTAGAACGCCGCTCCGGCCGGCAGGTCGACGCGGATCGTCTCGTCGACTTCGGCCACGGAGTTGCGGATCGTCTCGTCGTCCCAGGGCGTGATCCCCAGCCGGACGAGTTCGAGGAAGCCGGCGTCGATGATGTCCCGCTCGTCGAGCTGTGGCCCGCCGTTTGCCAGCCGGCGCCGGAACCCGGTCTCCGGGTTGCCGTCGCGGGTGATCCGCAGGAAGTACGGCGTCCGGGCGTGCCTGTCGGTGCCGGTGTGGGTCGCGGTCCAGTTCTCGACCATGTTTGTCCAGCGGTCCGCGAGTGAGAGCCAGACCAGCGCGTCGGCCTCGTGGTCGGTCTCCAGCGCGATCTGTGCCGCCGAGGCCAGGCCGGCGATCTCGGCAGCGATCGTCGAGGGCGAGTAGCCCGACTCCTCCTCCCAGCGTTCCTGGCCGGTCGCCGGTCCGTTGCGGAGGACGTAGTCGGCCGACCGACGGACGTGTTCGTAGTCGTAGTCGACATCCTCGAAGCGATAGCCCCGTTCGAGTAGGCGGGCGGCCATCACCTGCGGGAACGAGATGTTGTCCATCTGCTCGCCGCCCCAGCGGGTGATCCCGTTGAGGTACGTGTTCTGCGGGATGAAGCCGTTCTCGTCCTGCTGGTACCGGTAGATGTACTCCAGTTGGGTGACGGCAGTCTCCATGTCGTCGACGAGTTCGAACGCGGTGAAGACCTGATAGAGGTCCCGCGCCCAGACGAAGTTGTAGCCGTACCCCTTGCGCTCCTCGGCGGTGACGGCTTCGCCCCACGGGACGGACGGGGAGGCGATCGAGCCCCCGAGGAAGGTCTTGTCCTCGACGGCCAGCAGCGTCATCAGCGCGGTCCGGTACTGGGCGGCCAGTTCGGGCTCGTCGGCGACGGACTCGGGGAGCGGACGGCCGTCGAGGAACGACTGCCAGGAGTCGACGTAGCCCGCTCTGACGGTGTCGTAGCCCGCTGCGAGCGCGCCCTCTGCCTCCCCGAGCGCCGCGGCGGTGTCGGCCTGTCGGGCGAAGCCGAGCGCGACGGTCTCGGAGAGCCGTTCGCCGGCCCCCAGTTGGCCGACGAGGACGACGCTGTCGTTCGAGATCGAATCTCGGGGATCGGGACGGACCCCTTCGGCGAAGAGGTCGCTGATCGGGTCGCTCCCGCTGACGCCGACGGTCGCCCAGTCGAAGCGGTCGGCCGCGACCATCGCCAGCGCGACCGAGTACCCCTCGCCGTCCTCGTCGACGAGTCGCGGTTCCGTCGAGGAGCCGGTGTAGGCGCTCGCGTCCCGGGCCGCCAGGTGGTAGCGGCCGGGCTGGCCCAGGCGCAGTCCGCGGTCCCGCGTGCCGCTGTTCGCCAGAGCAACGTCCGCGGCCGCGAACAGGTCGTACTGGGCGCCGTCTCGTGCCTCGAACTCGATGTCAGCGACGACGGCGTCGTGGTCGGGATCGGCGGCGTACTCGACCGTGAGTTGCCACTCGTGACCCTGCCCGTCGCCGGTCTCCGTGACGACGTGGCGGAAACAGAGCGCGTCGTCGGCCGTCGGTTCGACCCGGCGCGCGACGGAGCCCTCGGCGCGGCCGGCGCCCTCGACGTGTGTCCTGACGGTGTAGTCGTCGGTCCGTGCCGAGACGATGAAATCCAGCGTCCGGAGGTTCATCAGGTCCACCCGCGGGAACCGGACCTCCGTCAGCGCGCCCGCGGTCAGCGTGAACCAGACCCGGGAGGGATCGTCGGCACGGTGGTCGGCGACGGTGCCGACGCCGAACTTCTCGCCGGTCGTCCATCGGGGTCGGTCGGGCGGTCCCGACGGCGACGGCGCCGCGCTCGGCAGGGCGTCCTGCGCCGCGAGCGTCGCGGTCGCCTGCAGTCGGTAGCCGTGGGCGAACCCCAGCGGCGTGCCGCTGTCGGCCCGGCCGTCGTCGTGAAGCTGTTCCGGGAGGTACCCAACGTCCGTCACCAGCGGCCCGTCGTGCTCGATGAGTCCGTACAACCCCGCAGCGCGCTCGAAGAAGGCCGTCCCGTCGCGACCGAACTCACCCAGGAGCACACCGAGTTTCGCGGCCGCGGCGGCCCCATCGCCGTCGTCAACCCCCAGATCTTCTCGCCGTCCTGGCCCTCGGTCCGCCAGGTGTCGCCCTCGTAGCGGATCAGCCCCGCGACCGGTTCGCCGGCCGGGTTCCGGTAGAGGTCGTCGAGACAGGCGCTGACGTGATCGGTGAGCCGGTCGGCCGTCTCGTCGTCCAGATCGACGCCGTCGAGCGCCGCGTACGCGGCGAACCCGTCGACGAGCGCGAACGTCGCGGCGTCGAGTCGCAGATCCAGCCCGCCGTCGGTCAGCCGGAGGGCGTAGGTCCTGGTCGCGTCCTCCCAGAGCCGGTCCAGCCCGTCGGCGACCCGATCCGCGCAGGCTCGCGCCCGGTCGCGCAGGTCGTCGGCGA from Haloarcula pelagica carries:
- a CDS encoding adenylate kinase family protein, coding for MRVAVTGTPGTGKTTATERLDTDLDVVHLNDVVTSEGFSTGRDEERGSLVADLDAVADWLDGRDDVVFESHLAHHFDADRVIVLRAHPETVAARLRGRGDEEAKAAENAESEALDVILSEAVDRHGIDSVYEVVTTDRDPDEVAAAIEAVLRGERDPSAGTVSYVEWL
- the hisC gene encoding histidinol-phosphate transaminase, coding for MEPRDLSSHTVYRAGRGIEEVARELGVEPDDLVKLASNENMFGPSPAAVDAIRESAAGMHSYPKASHADLVARVADHWDCEDEQVWLGNGGDGALDCLARAMLDPGQRVLVPDPGFAYYPMSARYHHGTVAEYTLSKADDFAQTAETVLKDYDGERIVYLTSPHNPTGAEFSTDAVREIAEETDEQTLVVVDEAYGEFSDRPSKRSLLDDRDDVAILRTFSKAYGLAGVRIGYALVPESWADAYARINTPFSASELACRAALAAMDDDEHVRKSVETAAWAREYMHDELAADTWESAGNFVLASVGDADAVAEAAQEAGVILRDCSSFGLPECVRITCGTREDTRRAVETLNEILGVTEA
- a CDS encoding ATP-binding protein — encoded protein: MAETEQITVADTSAGVGGNTDPDRPVNLPVVELLTGRGFITGKSGSGKSNSASVIAEKLLDNGFGLLIVDIDGEYYGLKEEYEILHVGGDEECDIQVTEDHAGKIASLALEQNVPIILDISSFLDEEEAETLLTEVSKQLFAKAKKQKQPFLMLVEECHEWMPEKGSMGEVGKMLIKIGKRGRKHGLGIVGISQRPADVKKDYITQCDWLVWHRLTWNNDTKVVGRILDNDYADAVEDLGDGEAFLMTDWAEAVHRVQFRRKQTFDAGATPGLDDFERPELKSVSEDLVSELETISDEKQATENRIKELREELDKKNSRIAELERELQDARDLSRMAEQFTDALVDHVDDYNPGRTAKEEERRRRERFAEAGEGSPSETAEDSPAEDAEPAAASGGGFGDAFGDFAPEEGMDSPPASGGDAGPPQADATATNGQPDAASANGQAEGDDAETAFAAAMASVDSGGSSSDGGVAADTGGGTRAAPIDPIDDSVPEAVAALAADIADLEGKTRRMLAFYVEQGPGTPLNAHFSAGGSGDRTAAYARNRTLRLRGLVEHVGRGSYDVRLGALIDEETATDLPAAQRDEYADRLEGQIVDNES
- a CDS encoding PadR family transcriptional regulator — encoded protein: MAPQLDADWTQLSAFQRDLLVAISQLKRSDETCYGLAIKRVVEDVYPETVTHGRLYQNLDELDEQHLIEKRQLDRRTNEYVITDEGTALLRTHAELLQSLV
- a CDS encoding CDP-alcohol phosphatidyltransferase family protein, giving the protein MTLDRFRPLADRALGPFVSAARMTGLSPDGVSVIAFLLAVGAGGAYGVAARDPLLYVLGAFLVLGNGWLDLVDGALARELDVASSGGDLLDHVLDRYADIAIIVGLAAGIGQWALGIAAVTGVLMTSYLGTQAEAVGLDRVYGGLLGRADRLALVGVVTGVVAFVQPEVAGLSLVGWLLVVFALVGHLTAVQRFYHSMRALD
- a CDS encoding response regulator; its protein translation is MNRGSGGPPTVLIVEDEQHLADLYTDYLAAAEYDVVTAYGGEEALERLDREPDIVLLDRRMPVVSGNEVLAEIEDRNFPCRIAMVTAVNPDFEIIDMGVDDYIVKPVTRGELIEVVERLEMISDYNEQLRQLTTKKLKRNVLQLEKTESELRESDQYHRLQSEISDIETNVDSLANELDVEEEDLRL